Proteins found in one Arachis stenosperma cultivar V10309 chromosome 8, arast.V10309.gnm1.PFL2, whole genome shotgun sequence genomic segment:
- the LOC130944873 gene encoding uncharacterized protein LOC130944873, which produces MKNKHLCFKQTLQTQNRTTKKQSKRDIIMLDPRTHEPTNPFLLYNGNGTTTTHRSYNSSWDEVDSPPLWSTSPSRDHNRANHHHHHYRSMSPASRTQAIVRGQRELMEMVKNMPESNYELSLKDLVEHHHRHNNNSEEPPTAAEDQRKTKSLKNGSGHGGGGGSRRVVRRSGSIDRGSGGFYLKMMIPSFSLGSKKKNKNKNKNNESLASANNSKVSPRPTTNNNNNSDKEWWKKSDDSGSSSLNSGSSTKRSGSSSSSNSSCSTSNSRVRHEKSNGHRCWPCIPRRKRQTQK; this is translated from the exons atgaaaaacaaacaCCTTTGCTTCAAACAAACATTACAAACACAAAACAGAACCACAAAAAAACAGAGCAAGAGAGACATCATCATGCTTGATCCACGAACACACGAACCAACCAATCCATTTCTTCTCTACAATGGAAATGGAACAACAACCACGCATCGTAGTTACAACTCATCATGGGACGAAGTGGATTCTCCTCCTCTATGGAGCACGAGCCCCTCACGTGATCACAACAGagccaaccaccaccaccaccattacAGAAGCATGTCCCCTGCTTCTCGAACACAAGCCATAGTCAGAGGCCAAAGGGAGCTCATGGAGATGGTTAAGAACATGCCTGAGTCCAATTACGAGCTCTCTCTCAAGGATCTCGTCGAGCATCACCACAGACATAACAACAATTCAGAGGAGCCGCCCACTGCGGCGGAGGACCAGAGGAAAACAAAGAGCCTAAAGAACGGTAGTGGCCACGGCGGCGGCGGAGGTAGTAGAAGGGTGGTTAGGAGAAGTGGAAGCATTGATCGCGGATCAGGTGGATTCTATCTGAAGATGATgatcccttctttctctttgggatctaagaagaaaaataagaacaagaacaagaataATGAGTCGTTGGCCTCGGCGAATAACAGCAAAGTATCGCCGAGGCCAAcgactaataataataataattctgaTAAGGAGTGGTGGAAGAAGAGTGATGACAGTGGTTCTTCAAGCCTCAACAGTGGCAGCTCCACCAAGAGATCTGGTAGCAGTAGCAGTAGTAATAGCAGCTGCAGCACAAGTAATTCCAG GGTTAGGCATGAGAAGAGTAATGGTCATCGTTGCTGGCCTTGCATTCCAAGACGCAAAAGGCAAACACAGAAATAA
- the LOC130944479 gene encoding TOM1-like protein 4, which produces MANNAATCAERATSDMLIGPDWAINIELCDIINMDPKQAKDALKILKKRLGNKSPKIQLLALFALETLSKNCGESVFQQIVERDILHDMVKIVKKKPDLNVREKILILIDTWQEAFGGPTGVYPQYYAAYNELKAAGVEFPPRAENSVPFFTPPQTQPVVHSAVEYDDDAAIQASLHSDESGLSVPEIQNAQGLADVLMEMLNALNPKDPKSVKDEFIVDLVDQCRSYQKRVMLLVNNTADEQLLIQGLALNDSLQRVLLKHDNIANGTVDTGARATETPALPLVNVNHEDDDESEDDFAQLAHRSSRDTNAQNRKPAYDKAEPGRFNSFLPPPPPSRNPVYSDTGMVDYLSGDAYKAEGGSSENSKQTPLAAPTNPTSSTIPARSSSPPSHARSTSPVVSGQPVYDEPSPTKKYSEDLPPAQWDRDTPSTGFLPPPPAKHNQRQQFFEQQSGTTYSSGGSSSSYDGLVGQTQNLSLNPSTPTKQQKPEDVLFKDLVDFAKSKTSSSSKPNNRSY; this is translated from the exons ATGGCTAACAATGCTGCTACGTGTGCTGAGAGGGCAACAAGTGACATGCTTATTGGTCCTGATTGGGCAATTAACATTGAGTTGTGTGATATCATCAATATGGACCCTAA GCAAGCAAAGGATGCGTTAAAGATACTTAAGAAGCGTTTGGGCAATAAAAGTCCCAAGATACAACTTCTGGCACTTTTT GCACTGGAGACCCTTAGTAAAAATTGTGGTGAAAGCGTGTTTCAGCAGATTGTTGAGCGGGACATCTTACATGATATGGTTAAGATAGTGAAGAAGAAG CCTGACTTAAATGTGAGGGAAAAGATACTGATTTTGATTGATACATGGCAAGAAGCTTTTGGGGGCCCAACCGGTGTTTACCCCCAATACTATGCAGCATATAATGAATTAAAG GCTGCTGGAGTTGAATTTCCACCACGAGCAGAGAACAGTGTGCCATTTTTCACTCCTCCTCAAACCCAGCCAGTTGTTCATTCAGCTGtagaatatgatgatgatgctgcTATTCAGGCTTCTCTTCATTCGGATGAATCTGGCCTTAG TGTGCCAGAGATTCAAAATGCTCAAGGACTAGCTGATGTTTTGATGGAAATGCTGAATGCCCTGAATCCTAAAGATCCCAAG AGCGTGAAAGATGAATTCATTGTTGACCTTGTGGACCAGTGCCGATCTTATCAAAAGCGTGTGATGCTTCTTGTGAACAATACTGC GGATGAGCAGCTTTTAATTCAGGGATTGGCACTGAATGACAGCCTTCAGCGAGTACTCCTCAAACACGACAATATTGCGAACGGAACTGTCGATACAGGTGCAAGAGCAACAGAAACTCCAGCTCTGCCACTTGTAAATGTAAATCacgaggatgatgatgagtcaGAGGATGATTTTGCTCAACTAGCCCATAG GTCATCACGCGATACTAATGCACAGAACCGGAAACCAGCCTACGACAAGGCAGAACCAGGGAGGTTTAACTCATTTcttcctccaccaccaccatcaaGGAATCCGGTCTACTCTGACACAGGCATGGTTGACTATCTCAGTGGTGATGCATATAAAGCAGAGGGAGGATCCTCTGAAAACTCAAAGCAGACTCCATTGGCAGCCCCGACTAATCCTACCTCATCAACTATTCCTGCACGGTCCTCTTCACCTCCTTCTCATGCCAGGAGTACTTCACCAGTTGTCAGTGGCCAGCCTGTGTATGATGAGCCATCTCCCACAAAAAAGTATTCAGAAGATCTGCCTCCAGCTCAATGGGACAGGGACACACCATCTACTGGGTTCCTTCCACCGCCACCTGCAAAGCACAACCAGAGACAACAATTTTTTGAGCAACAAAGTGGAACAACTTATTCAAGTGGTGGATCCAGTTCCTCTTATGATGGTTTGGTTGGGCAAACTCAGAATCTGTCTCTAAATCCATCCACCCCAACCAAACAACAGAAGCCAGAGGATGTCCTGTTCAaagatttggttgattttgCCAAATCCAAAACCTCTTCATCTTCGAAACCAAATAATAGGTCATATTGA